One genomic segment of Centroberyx gerrardi isolate f3 chromosome 4, fCenGer3.hap1.cur.20231027, whole genome shotgun sequence includes these proteins:
- the ttc23 gene encoding LOW QUALITY PROTEIN: tetratricopeptide repeat protein 23 (The sequence of the model RefSeq protein was modified relative to this genomic sequence to represent the inferred CDS: deleted 2 bases in 1 codon): MDDDHTLKKTRPISSDLNESSTESSGSTSGATGASPVSPSQTGYTRKESVIMPPEEKLKHFDSRAQTLADSQQFDACIQDLVRCVALTRLVYGDGHLKLAQAHARLAKAYLQFKGWGLQAQQHSSLARELLPFCSPLSSSRDERLQVLMSLSIHLTQGGAALLTAHLEEAESSYLKAEQIQEELHQQGGINHEEKKKTELEISTSLSRVYQRQGRPAEALGQCEMSLQLLEGRGKPEETCSVYRDMAAIEQAQGCLDKAIEHLSKAHTIAVSQSPGGLDGAHISHSLALVLSTAAETHHNDSAGHYFEQSLSAYKNSVDQQDAAFLTVQDDFCHFLLLNGQQERCVEIQRSSLALKRSTFGDLSAEVADTLQLIGGVEMTQGRIRQAHRSMSKCLEIQSFMYGPQHKKTRATQKTVDMLARAPEVAERRSRQGSGKTRPPFSAVVPSYGKEGNSNISDS, translated from the exons ATGGATGATGATCACACATTGAAAAAAACACGACCCATATCCTCCGATCTTAATGAATC ATCCACTGAAAGCTCAGGAAGCACCAGTGGGGCCACAGGTGCATCTCCTGTGAGTCCTTCACAAACTGGATACACTAGGAAGGAGTCTGTTATAATGCCTCCCGAGGAAAAGCTCAAACACTTTGACAGCCGAGCCCAAACCCTGGCAGACAGCCAACAG TTTGATGCCTGCATCCAGGACCTGGTGCGCTGTGTGGCCCTGACTAGGCTGGTATATGGAGACGGACATCTGAAACTAGCCCAGGCACATGCCAGACTGGCTAAGGCATACCTCCAGTTTAAAG GCTGGGGACTGCAGGCCCAGCAGCACTCCTCACTGGCCAGGGAGCTGCTGCCCTTCTGCTCCCCGCTCTCCTCCAGCAGAGACGAAAGGCTCCAGGTCCTC ATGTCTCTGAGCATACATCTCACACAGGGAGGCGCTGCACTGCTGACAGCACA TCTTGAGGAAGCAGAGTCCTCCTACCTGAAGGCAGAACAAATACAGGAGGAGCTTCATCAACAGGGCGGCATCAAccatgaagagaagaagaagactgagCTGGAAATATCCACTTCTCTATCCAG ggTGTATCAGAGACAGGGGAGGCCCGCGGAGGCCTTAGGCCAGTGTGAGATGTCTCTGCAACTGCTGGAGGGCCGGGGGAAGCCAGAGGAGACCTGCTCTGTCTATAGGGACATGGCAGCCATTGAACAGGCCCAAGGCTGTTTGGACAAAGCCATAGAGCATCTCTCCAAG GCTCATACCATTGCTGTGAGTCAGAGCCCAGGGGGCCTGGATGGGGCTCATATCTCCCACAGCCTGGCCCTAGTCCTTTCTACTGCAGCAGAGACCCACCACAATG ACTCTGCAGGTCACTACTTTGAGCAGAGTCTAAGTGCATACAAGAACTCTGTAGATCAGCAGGATGCAGCCTTTCTCACTGTCCAGGATGACTTCtgtcacttcctcctcctcaatgGACAGCAAGag AGATGTGTGGAGATCCAGAGATCGTCCCTCGCTCTGAAGAGGTCTACATTCGGCGACTTGAGCGCTGAGGTGGCAGACACCCTTCAGCTGATAGGAGGTGTGGAGATGACCCAGGGCAGGATCAGGCAGGCCCACAGGTCCATGAGCAAG TGCCTGGAGATCCAGAGTTTCATGTATGGTCCTCAGCACAAGAAGACAAGAGCTACGCAGAAAACTGTGGACATGCTGGCCCG GGCACCAGAGGTGGCTGAGAGGCGGTCAAGGCAAGGCAGTGGGAAAACGAGGCCTCCTTTCTCTGCAGTTGTACCATCCTATGGAAAAGAGGGCAACTCCAACATCTCTGACTCTTAA
- the synm gene encoding synemin translates to MLQFRRTFESEKHQLQELNNRLSQYLSRTKQLEQENACLITEINKLRQTKTAEWEQQYKAEMRDLRRMVGQLSFEKSQAEMEREKQWRELQMVQSLCSQETEVCRDIGGELKGCEKELHHAHKTNSALEQRLFQLENEYKCLEDAHNQEIAHLRRQVDSRVVPIITQTYHGPQTASLEEVQEYARGLSEGWIETFEMYQQKVEEMEQSIKADQARLEDLRREKMLYAAEFDKLRAEAEKQGQIQIHLEEQLMHMQDTFRGDFTEFQMIIEQLERERNILADSIADKLREHQQLLQVKMDLGMEVAAYRALLEGERVDLQDAHRRANQHQRERIIDIKMPSQPYTPRAATSTRQHVDVRYMEQTSNLRRSPVPRSGSISPSRVIPISVTGWAQHQSPASRRDMISFTKARAAASASATTTKDKQVAQNESQRSRDAEKVQKKAAEEKSVKIKQASQPENQFSPIISPTVHSKSVRVVSPPMMSLGNNTEMDSKRKVSDEKEEKGNAYQSDFKGKGNIEAKTGPSEKKILESVSVEEIIEKVIKPAGLDAKVSSSGESKVTYHVEKTEQEDGTTKTQIVLESKVEEELDFSEDTALDDLLSRGVKKVTLEDIKDTATGSMIQNLLSGLQGGENLANKSVNVEIIEEPVESHSDEEYEVEQTMSSFQPSSTYFQIEELENVPHDSEVQESDDDTLKTLMTDKGYGKGGSVQVQEVSRESESPYFSHGQEPHEYFVSTPDDNLSEHEEGGGITSYGHYGVVDDLSDERYYQDEGLPTNRMAAEESDEYKFISSDHSFVKESFPECIIEEEIHVSPTVQESVLEFLREDSLDPKEQLKGALEKIQGSVSGPLKDELAFLTNVSSDSPQNLAVDVKKVQQSTDNGTMTIVAELNVSQTLEDSGLLEAEGDDLSEEQIMAALQSSNPGLEKALQGGAGGGYSMRVSTDQDVTHVEGLEGFTTEGESVTDITEWHTELGPSEKSFTFQMDVNNSQAQASSEPVLQSQFLDTQLKVSHEKRVATVYLESTSDD, encoded by the exons ATGTTGCAATTCAGGAGAACTTTTGAGAGCGAAAAACATCAACTGCAGGAGCTCAACAACAGACTTTCCCAGTACTTATCAAGAACCAAGCAGTTGGAGCAGGAAAACGCCTGTCTAATTACTGAAATCAATAAACTCAGGCAAACAAAGACGGCGGAATGGGAGCAGCAATACAAGGCCGAGATGCGGGATCTGAGGAGAATGGTGGGACAGCTGTCGTTTGAAAAGTCCCAGgccgagatggagagagagaagcaatggCGAGAGTTGCAGATGGTCCAGTCTCTGTGCAGCCAGGAGACCGAGGTGTGCAGAGACATAGGTGGCGAGCTGAAAGGCTGCGAGAAGGAGCTTCACCACGCTCACAAAACCAACAGTGCACTCGAGCAGCGTTTATTCCAACTAGAGAATGAGTATAAATGCTTAGAGGACGCGCACAATCAAGAAATTGCGCATCTCCGGCGTCAGGTCGACTCCCGGGTGGTACCCATCATCACGCAAACTTACCATGGGCCTCAGACGGCTTCCTTGGAAGAAGTACAAGAGTATGCCCGAGGGCTGTCCGAGGGATGGATTGAAACCTTCGAGATGTATCAGCAAAAGGTCGAAGAAATGGAACAGTCGATCAAAGCGGACCAGGCGAGACTGGAAGACCTGCGAAGGGAGAAGATGCTTTACGCCGCGGAGTTCGACAAATTACGCGCTGAGGCGGAAAAACAAGGCCAGATTCAAATACATCTTGAAGAACAACTCATGCATATGCAGGACACATTTCGTGGGGATTTCACTGAGTTTCAG atGATTATTGAGCAGCTGGAGCGTGAGCGGAATATTTTGGCTGACAGCATTGCAGACAAGCTGCGGGAGCATCAGCAGCTCCTTCAAGTCAAGATGGATCTGGGCATGGAGGTGGCTGCCTACAG GGCCCTCCTGGAAGGCGAGAGAGTAGATCTGCAAGACGCACACAGGAGGGCAAATCAACATCAAAGAGAAAGAATAATAG ATATCAAGATGCCTTCCCAACCCTACACTCCAAGAGCGGCCACCTCAACCAGACAGCATGTGGATGTCAGGTACATGGAGCAGACGTCAAACCTGAGAAGATCCCCTGTGCCTCGCTCTGGGTCCATTAGTCCCTCCAGGGTCATTCCTATTTCAGTAACAGGCTGGGCTCAGCATCAGAGTCCTGCGTCCAGGAGGGATATGATCTCGTTCACAAAAGCTCGGGCTGCTGCTTCTGCCTCTGCCACTACCACCAAAGACAAACAAGTGGCGCAGAATGAAAGCCAACGTAGTCGAGATGCAGAAAAGGTGCAGAAAaaagcagcagaagaaaaaagtgtgaaaatcAAACAGGCGTCACAGCCAGAGAACCAATTCAGCCCCATCATCTCCCCCACAGTTCACTCCAAATCAGTGAGAGTGGTGTCACCACCAATGATGAGCCTGGGTAATAATACAGAGATGGACAGCAAAAGGAAAGTGAGtgatgaaaaagaggagaaaggaaatgCATATCAGAGTGATTTCAAAGGTAAAGGCAACATAGAGGCTAAGACAGGGCCAAGTGAGAAAAAGATATTagagtctgtgtctgtggagGAGATCATCGAGAAAGTGATAAAACCTGCAGGTTTGGATGCTAAAGTGAGCTCATCTGGAGAATCAAAGGTCACATACCATGTAGAGAAAACTGAGCAGGAGGATGGCACAACTAAGACACAGATTGTGTTGGAGTccaaggtggaggaggagctggattTTTCTGAGGACACTGCCCTGGATGACCTCCTCAGCAGAGGGGTGAAAAAGGTGACACTGGAGGACATCAAGGACACAGCGACGGGAAGTATGATCCAGAATCTGCTAAGTGgcctgcagggaggagagaaccTGGCAAATAAGTCGGTCAATGTGGAAATCATTGAGGAGCCTGTGGAGTCTCACAGCGATGAGGAGTATGAGGTTGAGCAGACCATGTCTAGTTTTCAGCCCTCCTCAACATATTTCCAAATTGAGGAGCTTGAGAATGTCCCTCACGACTCTGAAGTTCAGGAGAGTGATGATGATACCTTGAAAACCTTAATGACAGACAAAGGCTATGGCAAGGGTGGATCTGTACAAGTTCAAGAGGTCTCCAGAGAGAGTGAATCTCCATACTTCTCCCATGGTCAAGAGCCTCATGAGTATTTTGTCTCCACACCAGATGATAATCTGTCCGAACATGAGGAGGGTGGTGGCATAACCTCATATGGCCATTATGGAGTTGTGGATGACCTATCAGATGAGAGGTATTACCAAGATGAAGGACTTCCAACGAACAGAATGGCTGCTGAGGAAAGTGACGAATATAAGTTCATATCAAGTGATCACTCATTTGTCAAAGAGAGTTTCCCAGAGTGCATAATTGAAGAGGAGATTCATGTCTCCCCAACAGTGCAGGAGTCAGTGCTTGAGTTCCTGAGAGAGGACTCTTTGGACCCCAAAGAGCAGCTAAAGGGAGCCCTAGAGAAGATACAAGGCTCGGTGTCAGGTCCACTGAAGGACGAATTGGCTTTCCTCACAAACGTTAGTAGCGACAGTCCACAGAATTTGGCTGTCGATGTCAAAAAAGTGCAGCAGTCGACTGACAATGGAACCATGACCATTGTCGCAGAGCTGAATGTCTCTCAAACTCTGGAGGATTCTGGGCTGCTGGAGGCAGAAGGAGATGATCTGTCTGAGGAGCAGATCATGGCAGCTCTTCAGTCTTCTAATCCAGGGCTCGAGAAGGCCCTCCAGGGCGGAGCAGGAGGAGGGTACAGCATGAGAGTCTCCACAGATCAGGATGTTACACATGTTGAAGGGCTGGAAGGCTTCACCACTGAAGGAGAGTCTGTGACTGACATCACTGAGTGGCACACCGAGCTGGGGCCATCAGAAAAGTCCTTCACCTTCCAGATGGACGTAAACAACAGCCAAGCTCAGGCTAGCTCAGAGCCAGTGCTGCAGTCTCAATTCTTGGATACTCAGCTGAAGGTCTCTCATGAGAAAAGAGTCGCAACAGTTTACCTTGAAAGCACTTCAGATGACTAA